In a genomic window of Lycium ferocissimum isolate CSIRO_LF1 chromosome 9, AGI_CSIRO_Lferr_CH_V1, whole genome shotgun sequence:
- the LOC132031672 gene encoding uncharacterized protein LOC132031672, whose product MKSQDVTRSCVGSDFLVKIRHITCLLRFYRRFLIFPGLQRSFVSPAKSSFATDKICSGRCFQTVAEITEKAVEVGESNIKCDSDANTDSAAAVVSSIKKETTYEYTVQSNLKISPRHDLMMVFTCKVCETRTMKTVCRESYEKGVVVARCDGCKNIHLIADRLGWFGEPGSVEDFLAARGEEVKKGCTDTLGFTLEDLAGKKNLEAIGEK is encoded by the exons ACAT AACTTGTTTACTGAGGTTCTACCGTCGTTTCTTAATTTTTCCAGGATTACAACGGAGTTTTGTTTCTCCTGcaaagtcatcttttgccacggACAAGATATGTTCAGGAAGGTGTTTTCAAACAGTTGCAGAAATCACCGAGAAAGCTGTTGAAGTGGGGGAAAGTAATATAAAATGTGATTCAGATGCTAATACTGATTCTGCTGCTGCAGTTGTCTCTAGTATCAAGAAAGAAACCACATACGAGTACACTGTGCAATCTAATTTGAAAATCTCCCCAAGACATGATCTGATGATGGTCTTCACTTGCAAAGTATGTGAAACCAGAACAATGAAAACAGTCTGTCGTGAGTCATACGAGAAAGGTGTAGTGGTGGCTAGATGTGACGGTTGTAAAAACATACACCTTATTGCTGATCGACTCGGGTGGTTTGGTGAGCCTGGTAGCGTGGAAGACTTCCTGGCTGCTCGTGGAGAGGAAGTGAAAAAGGGTTGTACTGATACTTTAGGTTTTACACTCGAAGATCTGGCGGGAAAGAAAAACCTAGAAGCTATAGGAGAAAAGTAG
- the LOC132031671 gene encoding uncharacterized protein LOC132031671 encodes MMNDRNEIPNNGFNNGDVSGIQLISFQLTGIENYPIWFSPKNLLGGIMYVRNAQLVCDDPAERLKDLWEEFEALVPSPSCECPRSRDFVLYLQKLKLCQFLMGLNQTYSKAGRQIRLRNPLPTVNQLCTLKIRLGKERLKDSRKNDNLVCEVCKRKGHSKESCYKVVGYPSDFKFQRKGTGNNAAYNVNLMQENVVGAANNGPVSQFGQFSQQFGKQCQPQFSYAHNTNICTQNTYSKVETDSPTLEQRLKHYTGATNHMVSDIKLLNKDSVVKITNPKKVCLPNGDVTQVTHPGKYSISDRNTVSDDLFTRKVREIGKEEDGLYLLMSHANHKTLNTSMDARANEKLDVCVSLKHFFNFVHNSSENYVYTPQQNGVAKRKYRHMLKITRAIRFQGKIPIKFWGHCVLAAIYLINRLSSTDINNMSPCEELHNKKPNLNHLKVLGYLCFAKIV; translated from the exons ATGATGAACGATCGAAATGAAATTCCCAACAATGGCTTCAATAATGGAG ATGTAAGTGGAATTCAATTGATTTCGTTTCAATTAACTGGTATTGAAAATTACCCAATTTGGTTCA GCCCGAAAAATTTGCTAGGTGGTATAATGTATGTTAGGAATGCACAATTAGTGTGCGATGACCCAGCTGAGAG ATTAAAGGATCTTTGGGAAGAATTTGAGGCTTTGGTTCCTTCACCTAGTTGTGAGTGTCCTAGGTCAAGAGATTTTGTGTTGTATCTACAGAAACTAAAGTTGTGTCAATTCTTGATGGGGCTAAACCAAACCTATTCAAAAGCTGGAAGGCAGATTCGTCTTAGGAATCCTTTACCCACTGTGAATCAG CTATGTACACTAAAAATCAGACTGGGCAAGGAAAGGCtcaaagattcaagaaaaaacgATAATCTAGTATGCGAGGTGTGCAAAAGAAAAGGGCATAGTAAGGAGAGTTGCTATAAGGTGGTTGGATATCCTTCTGATTTCAAGTTTCAAAGAAAAGGAACAGGAAACAATGCAGCATACAATGTCAATTTGATGCAAGAAAATGTTGTTGGTGCTGCTAATAACGGTCCTGTTTCACAGTTTGGTCAGTTTTCACAACAGTTTGGCAAGCAGTGTCAACCTCAGTTTAGCTATGCTCATAACACTAATATATGCACTCAGAATACATACTCAAAGGTTGAGACAG ATTCTCCAACTCTTGAACAAAGGCTCAAGCACT ATACAGGGGCAACTAATCACATGGTGTCTGATATAAAACTATTAAATAAAGATTCAGTAGTTAAGATCACAAATCCAAAGAAAGTTTGTTTGCCAAATGGAGATGTGACACAAGTAACTCATCCAGGAAAATATTCCATCTCTGATAGAAACACAGTTTCTGAT GATCTCTTCACTAGGAAGGTAAGGGAGATTGGTAAAGAAGAAGATGGGTTGTATCTGCTTATGTCACATGCTAATCATAAAACACTTAATACCTCTATGGATGCAAGAGCaaatgag AAATTAGATGTTTGTGTATCTCTTAAGCATTTCTTTAACTTTGT GCATAATTCATCAGAAAACTATGTTTATACCCCTCAGCAAAATGGAGTAGCTAAGAGGAAATACAGACATATGTTGAAAATTACCAGGGCTATCAGATTTCAAGGTAAAATTCCAATAAAATTTTGGGGACATTGTGTACTAGCTGCTATTTATTTGATAAATAGGTTGTCTAGTACAGACATCAATAATATGTCACCTTGTGAGGAACTGCATAATAAGAAACCAAACCTTAATCATCTTAAAGTATTAGGTTATCTATGTTTTGCTAAAATAGTTTAG